One part of the Melospiza melodia melodia isolate bMelMel2 chromosome 3, bMelMel2.pri, whole genome shotgun sequence genome encodes these proteins:
- the GOPC gene encoding Golgi-associated PDZ and coiled-coil motif-containing protein isoform X1 — protein sequence MSAAGGAPCGPGAAGPASAAAAGGGVSMFRWLEVLEKEFDKAFVDVDLLLGEIDPDQADITYEGRQKMTSLSSCFAQLCHKAQTVSQINHKLEAQLVDLKSELTETQAEKAVLEKEVHDQLLQLHAVQLQLHAKTGQNVDSGAIKAKLSVLSVDEMERELEANKKEKVKEAQLEAEVKLLRKENEALRRHIAVLQAEVYGARLAAKYLDKELAGRVQQIQLLGRDMKGPAHDKLWNQLEAEIHLHRHKTVIRACRGRNDLKRPMQAPPGHDPDALKKSQGVGPIRKVLLVKEDHEGLGISITGGKEHGVPILISEIHPGQPADRCGGLHVGDAILAVNGVNLRDAKHKEAVTILSQQRGEIEFEVVYVAPEVDSDDENVEYEDESGHRYRLYLDELEEGANSSSNRKDASVDVKPSQVFDKKPSIDGHENGDLGNSVEASLEDTAPKLARSAESLS from the exons ATGTCGGCGGCGGGCGGTGCACCCTGCGGCCCGGGCGCGGCCGGCCCGGCCTCGgctgcggcggcgggcggcggagtGTCCATGTTCCGctggctggaggtgctggagaaaGAGTTCGACAAGGCGTTCGTGGACGTGGACCTGCTGCTGGGCGAGATCGACCCCGACCAGGCCGACATCACGTACGAGGGGCGGCAGAAGATGACGAGCCTGAGCTCGTGCTTCGCCCAGCTCTGCCACAAGGCTCAGACCGTGTCCCAGATCAACCACAAGCTGGAG GCACAGCTGGTTGATCTGAAGTCTGAGCTGACAGAAACACAGGCAGAGAAAGCAGTGTTGGAAAAGGAAGTGCACGATCAGCTTTTGCAGCTCCACGCTGTTCAGCTTCAGCTGCATGCCAAGACTGGGCAGAATGTTGACTCTGGGGCCATTAAGGCAAAACTG TCTGTCCTTTCTGTGGATGAAATG GAGAGAGAACTTGAAGCTAACAAGAAGGAAAAAGTCAAAGAAGCTCAACTGGAAGCTGAGGTGAAGTTGCTGAGGAAGGAGAATGAAGCCCTCCGTAGACACATAGCTGTGCTTCAGGCTGAGGTTTATGGAGCAAGATTGGCAGCCAAGTATTTAGATAAGGAGCTAGCTGGAAG GGTGCAGCAGATTCAGTTACTGGGCCGGGATATGAAGGGACCTGCTCACGACAAGCTGTGGAACCAGCTGGAGGCAGAAATTCACCTGCACCGCCACAAAACCGTCATTCGAGCTTGCCGTGGCCGCAACGACCTCAAACGACCAATGCAAGCACCACCAGGACAT GATCCTGATGCCTTAAAGAAGAGTCAAGGTGTTGGTCCAATCAGAAAAGTTTTGCTAGTTAAAGAAGACCATGAAGGACTAGGAATTTCAATCACA ggtgGGAAGGAGCATGGTGTTCCAATACTGATCTCTGAAATCCATCCTGGGCAGCCTGCTGATCGATGTGGAGGACTGCATGTTGGTGATGCTATTCTGGCAGTAAATGGAGTTAATCTAAGAGATGCCAAGCATAAAGAAGCTGTAACTATTCTTTCCCAACAG AGAGGTGAAATTGAATTTGAAGTAGTGTACGTTGCTCCAGAAGTTGATTCAGATGATGAAAATGTAGAATATGAGGATGAGAGTGGACACCGTTACCGTTTATATCTTGATGAATTGGAGGAAGGTGCAAATTCAAGTTCTAATAGGAAAGATGCAAGTGTGGATGTCAAACCCTCACAAG
- the GOPC gene encoding Golgi-associated PDZ and coiled-coil motif-containing protein isoform X2 has product MFRWLEVLEKEFDKAFVDVDLLLGEIDPDQADITYEGRQKMTSLSSCFAQLCHKAQTVSQINHKLEAQLVDLKSELTETQAEKAVLEKEVHDQLLQLHAVQLQLHAKTGQNVDSGAIKAKLERELEANKKEKVKEAQLEAEVKLLRKENEALRRHIAVLQAEVYGARLAAKYLDKELAGRVQQIQLLGRDMKGPAHDKLWNQLEAEIHLHRHKTVIRACRGRNDLKRPMQAPPGHDPDALKKSQGVGPIRKVLLVKEDHEGLGISITGGKEHGVPILISEIHPGQPADRCGGLHVGDAILAVNGVNLRDAKHKEAVTILSQQRGEIEFEVVYVAPEVDSDDENVEYEDESGHRYRLYLDELEEGANSSSNRKDASVDVKPSQVFDKKPSIDGHENGDLGNSVEASLEDTAPKLARSAESLS; this is encoded by the exons ATGTTCCGctggctggaggtgctggagaaaGAGTTCGACAAGGCGTTCGTGGACGTGGACCTGCTGCTGGGCGAGATCGACCCCGACCAGGCCGACATCACGTACGAGGGGCGGCAGAAGATGACGAGCCTGAGCTCGTGCTTCGCCCAGCTCTGCCACAAGGCTCAGACCGTGTCCCAGATCAACCACAAGCTGGAG GCACAGCTGGTTGATCTGAAGTCTGAGCTGACAGAAACACAGGCAGAGAAAGCAGTGTTGGAAAAGGAAGTGCACGATCAGCTTTTGCAGCTCCACGCTGTTCAGCTTCAGCTGCATGCCAAGACTGGGCAGAATGTTGACTCTGGGGCCATTAAGGCAAAACTG GAGAGAGAACTTGAAGCTAACAAGAAGGAAAAAGTCAAAGAAGCTCAACTGGAAGCTGAGGTGAAGTTGCTGAGGAAGGAGAATGAAGCCCTCCGTAGACACATAGCTGTGCTTCAGGCTGAGGTTTATGGAGCAAGATTGGCAGCCAAGTATTTAGATAAGGAGCTAGCTGGAAG GGTGCAGCAGATTCAGTTACTGGGCCGGGATATGAAGGGACCTGCTCACGACAAGCTGTGGAACCAGCTGGAGGCAGAAATTCACCTGCACCGCCACAAAACCGTCATTCGAGCTTGCCGTGGCCGCAACGACCTCAAACGACCAATGCAAGCACCACCAGGACAT GATCCTGATGCCTTAAAGAAGAGTCAAGGTGTTGGTCCAATCAGAAAAGTTTTGCTAGTTAAAGAAGACCATGAAGGACTAGGAATTTCAATCACA ggtgGGAAGGAGCATGGTGTTCCAATACTGATCTCTGAAATCCATCCTGGGCAGCCTGCTGATCGATGTGGAGGACTGCATGTTGGTGATGCTATTCTGGCAGTAAATGGAGTTAATCTAAGAGATGCCAAGCATAAAGAAGCTGTAACTATTCTTTCCCAACAG AGAGGTGAAATTGAATTTGAAGTAGTGTACGTTGCTCCAGAAGTTGATTCAGATGATGAAAATGTAGAATATGAGGATGAGAGTGGACACCGTTACCGTTTATATCTTGATGAATTGGAGGAAGGTGCAAATTCAAGTTCTAATAGGAAAGATGCAAGTGTGGATGTCAAACCCTCACAAG